The following proteins are encoded in a genomic region of Kosakonia oryzae:
- a CDS encoding nuclear transport factor 2 family protein — translation MPATQTRPPLPPFTRESAIEKVRLAEDGWNSRDAEKVSLAYSLDTKWRNRAEFANNREEAKAFLERKWKKELEYRLIKELWAFDGNRIAVRYAYEWHDDSGNWFRSYGNENWEFGEDGLMHHRYACINDMPIKESERKFHWPLGRRPDDHPGLSELGL, via the coding sequence ATGCCCGCTACACAAACTCGCCCGCCACTGCCACCTTTCACTCGCGAGTCGGCGATTGAGAAAGTCCGGCTCGCCGAAGATGGCTGGAACAGCCGCGATGCCGAAAAAGTATCCCTGGCATACTCACTGGATACCAAATGGCGTAACCGCGCCGAGTTCGCCAATAATCGTGAAGAAGCGAAAGCCTTCCTCGAACGTAAGTGGAAAAAAGAGCTGGAGTACCGTCTTATCAAGGAGTTGTGGGCGTTTGACGGCAACCGCATCGCTGTCCGGTACGCTTATGAGTGGCACGATGACTCCGGTAACTGGTTCCGCTCTTACGGCAACGAAAACTGGGAATTTGGTGAAGATGGACTGATGCATCACCGCTACGCGTGTATCAATGACATGCCGATTAAAGAAAGCGAACGCAAGTTCCACTGGCCGCTGGGGCGTCGTCCGGATGATCACCCGGGTCTGTCGGAGCTGGGTCTGTAA
- a CDS encoding TetR/AcrR family transcriptional regulator, giving the protein MNKKTTDTREKILTTAEQLIYRNGIHATGMDLLVKTSGVARKSIYRYFATKDDVAAAALNERDERWMQWFRTESDKGETPQDRILNMFTVLKGWFESEGFRGCAFINTAGEVGDPADPVRQIAKLHKQKLLDYTLGLTEQLNIEQPAALARQLLILIEGAITTSYVMGDSSAAESARDVAKLLLEQTSS; this is encoded by the coding sequence ATGAACAAGAAAACGACCGATACCCGAGAAAAAATCCTGACTACTGCCGAGCAATTGATCTATCGGAATGGAATTCATGCCACCGGCATGGACCTTCTGGTCAAGACCTCAGGCGTGGCAAGGAAAAGTATTTATCGCTATTTCGCGACCAAAGATGACGTGGCCGCCGCCGCGTTGAATGAACGTGATGAACGCTGGATGCAGTGGTTCAGAACGGAATCTGATAAAGGCGAAACGCCTCAAGATCGCATTTTGAACATGTTCACGGTGCTCAAGGGCTGGTTTGAGTCAGAAGGCTTTCGGGGTTGCGCATTTATCAACACCGCCGGAGAAGTAGGAGACCCGGCAGACCCCGTTCGCCAGATAGCAAAACTGCATAAACAAAAATTGCTCGATTACACGCTGGGACTCACGGAGCAATTAAACATTGAGCAACCGGCAGCACTGGCCAGACAGCTGCTGATTCTGATCGAGGGCGCTATCACCACGTCCTATGTGATGGGCGATAGCAGCGCCGCCGAGAGTGCAAGGGACGTTGCGAAACTATTGCTGGAACAGACCTCTTCTTAA